gataagcgttgtgttGCATGACCTAATGCTCAtttgtacttagatattagttacttctgctcAAAGGTGATATaaaatctaagtagagccttatgttaacttattgttttggtgtttacaataggtttacttatcactagcttcattagtataatggtcttagtctcttacttttaggaacattactttagcctcttacgtattttaggcattacgttagttccattacttttagagacattacttaataaAGCCTTAGATATCTAATTATGTTACTTGTAGGAACATTAAAATTAGCCCTTagttagttttaggcattactttagttccctTAGTCTTATAGATATTGTttagtctgccttagatagctaatcgtgtcactataatcttattgcccttagttttaggcattaatttattaattttctattacttgtatcataaatttatatcctccttatttccactgtAGCACCTACTCTTGGCATTTAGCCACTTACCAGTGCAAACTACACTGCTTGGAAAGATCAATTAGATCTTACTCTGGGGTATTTTGACCTTGACTATGCCATTCGTAATGATGAACCTGCTGCTATTACTGAGAACTCTACTGCAGAACAGAGAGCATCGTTTCAGAAGTGGGATAAGGCGAATCGCTTGTCACGTATGACGATTAAGAGCTCCATTCCCCTTGGTCTTCGAGGAGCTATCCCTAAGTCTAACAAAGTCAAAACTTATCTCAAATCCGTTGAAGATTACTTCAAGGGATCGTCTAAAGCGCATGCAAGCAGCTTAATGCTCAAGATGCTTACTCCGAAATATGATGGAAGTAGCGGTGTccgtgaacacataatgaaaatgagTGATATGGCAAACAAGCTTAAGACTCTTGAAATGGAAGTCTCTGAtaattttcttgtgcatttcATAATGACATCATTGCCTGCTCAATTTGATCCCTTCAAGATTAACTATAATGCTCAGAAGGATAAATGGAAGATGAGTGAACTGATTGCAATGTGTCAACAAGAAAAGGATCACATTAAGCTCGAGAAACCTGAAGCTGTTCACtttactaccactgctaattctaAGAAGAGGAAGGGT
The sequence above is drawn from the Erigeron canadensis isolate Cc75 chromosome 4, C_canadensis_v1, whole genome shotgun sequence genome and encodes:
- the LOC122596874 gene encoding uncharacterized protein LOC122596874, which codes for MVKPCTYPGQRNVDHGPLQPLTSANYTAWKDQLDLTLGYFDLDYAIRNDEPAAITENSTAEQRASFQKWDKANRLSRMTIKSSIPLGLRGAIPKSNKVKTYLKSVEDYFKGSSKAHASSLMLKMLTPKYDGSSGVREHIMKMSDMANKLKTLEMEVSDNFLVHFIMTSLPAQFDPFKINYNAQKDKWKMSELIAMCQQEKDHIKLEKPEAVHFTTTANSKKRKGNNSNKTGKKASKISPGAVASSSNVLNIK